The following are from one region of the Methanococcoides methylutens genome:
- a CDS encoding pyridoxal phosphate-dependent aminotransferase, which produces MSSKEFAQRVLNVDISGIRKMFEAAGSDAINLGLGQPDFDTPSHIRQAAIDAINEGFTGYTYGSGIVELREALSRKFERDNGFEVSPDGIIVTSGASEALEIALATLVDPGDEVMIADPGFVSYNALTGFMGGKVVGVPLGEDLTMRPEDVLERLTPKTKAIIVNSPCNPTGGVLSKADMKAYADIADDHNVTLISDEVYEYFIYEGEHVSPAQFTDNVITINAVSKTYSMTGWRVGYTAANQEYTEQMLKVHQYVQACANSIAQKAALAAITGPQESVFEMRDEFKRRRDVLVKGLNELGMECETPKGAFYMFPKVDDSAEVATKLISNGVVVVPGTAFGQNGDGYIRISYATSMEDINRALEIMKKVL; this is translated from the coding sequence ATGAGTTCCAAAGAATTTGCACAAAGGGTTCTCAATGTAGATATATCCGGCATCAGGAAGATGTTCGAAGCTGCCGGATCAGATGCTATCAACCTTGGCCTTGGCCAGCCCGATTTTGATACGCCTTCACACATAAGGCAGGCAGCCATCGATGCCATTAACGAGGGGTTTACAGGATATACCTACGGATCAGGCATTGTAGAATTAAGAGAGGCATTGAGCCGCAAGTTCGAACGGGACAATGGATTCGAGGTCAGCCCGGACGGCATCATAGTTACATCCGGAGCATCCGAGGCACTCGAGATAGCTCTTGCAACACTTGTCGACCCCGGTGACGAGGTCATGATCGCAGATCCCGGATTTGTATCATACAATGCACTAACGGGATTTATGGGAGGAAAAGTTGTCGGAGTTCCGCTCGGGGAAGACCTGACAATGAGACCGGAAGATGTTCTTGAGAGACTCACTCCGAAAACAAAAGCAATTATCGTTAACTCCCCATGTAACCCCACCGGCGGAGTACTTTCAAAGGCCGATATGAAGGCTTATGCAGATATTGCAGACGACCATAATGTAACTCTCATTTCTGACGAGGTCTATGAGTACTTCATCTATGAAGGAGAACACGTAAGCCCTGCACAGTTCACGGATAATGTGATCACCATCAATGCAGTTTCCAAAACATACTCCATGACCGGATGGCGTGTAGGGTATACTGCTGCCAATCAGGAATACACGGAACAGATGCTGAAAGTTCACCAGTACGTACAGGCCTGTGCCAACTCAATTGCACAAAAAGCTGCACTTGCAGCCATTACCGGACCACAGGAATCAGTATTTGAAATGCGTGACGAGTTCAAAAGACGCAGGGATGTACTTGTTAAAGGTCTCAATGAGCTTGGAATGGAATGTGAAACACCAAAAGGTGCATTTTACATGTTCCCAAAGGTGGATGACAGTGCAGAAGTTGCTACAAAATTGATATCAAACGGTGTTGTAGTAGTACCCGGAACTGCCTTTGGACAGAACGGAGACGGATATATAAGGATCTCTTATGCGACATCCATGGAGGATATCAACAGGGCACTTGAGATCATGAAAAAAGTGCTTTGA
- the hxlB gene encoding 6-phospho-3-hexuloisomerase yields the protein MKDIISSTECEHLISSIELMAHHLESVAESIDKEDIRQMLTQIMEADSIFVMGAGRSGLVGKAFAMRLMHLGLRSYVVGESTTPAVRKGDAVIAISGSGETRSISDLGRITKDIGATLITVTSNKESTLGNLSDIAMEIKGRTKDDTGGYLERHMRGEYSHLTPLGTSFEISSLVFLDAMVAELISITGASEDDLKSRHAKLE from the coding sequence ATGAAAGATATAATATCTTCAACAGAGTGCGAACATTTGATCTCATCCATCGAGCTTATGGCACATCATCTCGAAAGTGTAGCCGAAAGCATTGACAAAGAAGACATCCGACAGATGTTAACACAAATCATGGAAGCTGACAGCATCTTTGTCATGGGAGCAGGTCGTTCCGGTCTCGTGGGAAAAGCATTTGCAATGCGCCTGATGCACCTTGGCCTGCGATCCTATGTCGTCGGAGAATCAACTACTCCTGCAGTCCGTAAAGGAGATGCAGTAATTGCAATATCCGGATCAGGAGAAACAAGATCTATCTCAGACCTTGGCAGGATCACAAAAGATATCGGTGCAACCCTTATCACAGTAACATCAAACAAGGAGTCAACCCTTGGCAATCTTTCTGACATCGCCATGGAGATCAAAGGAAGAACAAAGGACGATACCGGAGGCTACCTCGAAAGGCATATGCGAGGAGAATATTCACACCTCACGCCACTTGGAACATCCTTTGAGATATCTTCACTCGTTTTCCTGGATGCAATGGTAGCAGAACTTATCTCCATTACCGGAGCTTCCGAGGACGATCTGAAATCACGTCACGCTAAACTTGAGTGA